In Trueperaceae bacterium, a single genomic region encodes these proteins:
- a CDS encoding M20/M25/M40 family metallo-hydrolase gives MTLPPELARFAKAAIADLVAIPSVAAQGRGVAEAAEAVRALLTAEGFPAELHATAGNPVVYAEGGATAAGAPTVLFYNHYDVQPAEPFEEWDSDPFTLDERDGALYGRGAADDKGELVTRLVALRWFQLRNGPLPFRVKFVVEGEEEIGSPSLAGYLERERERLKADAVVWEFGAVDAHERPTTFLGLKGILALELRLRTADRDLHSSYGPVVDNAAWRMAAALASLRDATGRVLVEGFYDKVVTPPHDVVAMVDALPAEESELARLFGLRGYLNGATGRDWLRAVVLAPALNVNGISSGYAGEGAKTVIPAAATAKIDVRLVPDQDPFEVKGLIERHLARAGFADIEVVLLQHHEKPVWGPRAHPFVDAALAALEEVHGVAPAVYPNTPSSGPMHPFVEQLGAPVVGLGASYPGGRIHSPNEHVRWRDIENGSAVIVRALERYVVGG, from the coding sequence ATGACGCTCCCGCCGGAGCTCGCGCGCTTCGCCAAGGCGGCCATCGCCGACCTCGTGGCCATCCCGTCCGTGGCCGCGCAGGGCCGCGGCGTGGCCGAGGCCGCCGAGGCCGTGCGCGCCCTGCTCACGGCCGAGGGGTTCCCGGCAGAGCTGCACGCCACCGCCGGCAACCCCGTCGTGTACGCCGAGGGGGGCGCCACCGCGGCCGGCGCGCCGACCGTCCTCTTCTACAACCACTACGACGTGCAGCCGGCGGAGCCGTTCGAGGAGTGGGACTCGGACCCGTTCACGCTCGACGAGCGTGACGGTGCCCTCTACGGCCGCGGCGCCGCCGACGACAAGGGCGAGCTGGTCACGCGCCTCGTGGCCCTGCGCTGGTTCCAGCTCCGCAACGGCCCCCTGCCGTTCAGGGTCAAGTTCGTGGTGGAGGGCGAGGAGGAGATCGGCAGCCCGAGCCTCGCCGGCTACCTGGAGCGCGAGCGCGAACGGCTCAAGGCGGACGCGGTGGTGTGGGAGTTCGGCGCCGTCGACGCCCACGAGAGACCCACCACCTTCCTTGGCCTCAAGGGCATCCTGGCGCTCGAGCTGCGGCTCAGGACGGCCGACCGCGACCTGCACTCGTCGTACGGCCCCGTCGTCGACAACGCCGCCTGGCGCATGGCCGCCGCCCTCGCCTCGCTGCGCGACGCCACCGGCCGCGTGCTGGTCGAGGGGTTCTACGACAAGGTCGTCACCCCGCCCCACGACGTGGTGGCAATGGTGGACGCCCTGCCCGCCGAGGAGAGCGAGCTGGCGCGCCTATTCGGTCTGCGCGGCTACCTGAACGGCGCAACGGGCCGCGACTGGCTGCGCGCCGTGGTGCTGGCGCCCGCCCTCAACGTCAACGGCATCAGCTCCGGCTACGCCGGCGAGGGCGCCAAGACCGTCATCCCCGCCGCCGCCACCGCCAAGATCGACGTGCGCCTGGTGCCCGACCAGGACCCGTTCGAGGTCAAGGGGTTGATCGAGCGACACTTGGCCCGCGCCGGCTTCGCAGACATCGAGGTCGTGCTCCTCCAGCACCACGAGAAGCCCGTGTGGGGGCCGCGTGCGCACCCGTTCGTCGATGCGGCGCTGGCCGCGTTAGAGGAAGTGCACGGGGTGGCGCCGGCCGTGTACCCGAACACCCCGTCGTCCGGCCCCATGCACCCGTTCGTGGAGCAGCTCGGCGCGCCCGTCGTGGGGTTGGGCGCCAGCTACCCCGGGGGGCGGATCCATAGTCCGAACGAGCACGTGCGGTGGCGGGATATCGAGAATGGGAGTGCGGTGATCGTCAGGGCGTTGGAGAGGTATGTGGTGGGGGGGTAG